Within the Clostridia bacterium genome, the region CATCACTGCTGTTCATGGGTGCGCGTCTGGTTAACCCTTCAAAGTTTGCAAACATGTTATTCTGTGTAAGCGTTACGGCTTTGGAAAACCCTGTGCTGCCTGATGAAAAGAAAATTTTTGCTATGTCCATGCTTTTTCCGGGAACGAGTGTTGCTTTACCTGCAGGTAAACTTAAAAGTACATCTGTTGAAATACATTCAACGGCCGGAAAAAGCTTTGACAGTTTTGCGATGCAGTCTTGTTTACTTGGTGAAAATATGATGCATTTGCTGTTCAGTTGCTCGCATATGCAGGCTAATTCCTTGCAGGACCACTCTTTGGGTACAACGGCAGAAATACCGACATACCCCATGATTGCGATGTCTGCAACCATATAGGCGTAAGAGTTTTCTGCACAAATGATGATTTTTTCTCCTGCGTAACCTTTGCTTGTCAGATAAGAGGCAACCTTGTGAACATCGTCATAAAATTTTGAAAATGTGTGCGGAGTAAAAGCACCGTTCTTTTTTTCAAATATATAATGATCCGGATTGTTTTTCACGGCGCAGCTGTTTAAAATTTCAGCGATGTTACAGACCATTTTATCACCCCGCTTTTTTTATTTATTATAACATTTTAAGTAAAAAAAGCAAGCGGCTTGCAATGCAAACCGCTTGCCGAAGATGTCGCCATTTATAGTTATTCTTCGACAGGCTCAAAGACATCTTTGCCGAGACCGCAAAGCTCACATGTGAAATCTTCCGGAAGTTCTTCCCATTTTGTGCCCTGTTCTTCTTCGTCGTAAATCCAGCCACAAGCTGTGCATACATATTTCATCTAATTCACCCCCTTTAAAGCGTTTTTGTTTATTAATCATTTGTATCTATCTCCCAGGAAAGTATGGTACCGTCTTCAGCCTTGATATCAGCACTGTATTCTATACCGTCTTTTATGAATTCCACTTCATACTTCCAGATGCCGTTGTCTCTGTCCAGCTCAGTCCGTTTCATAAAAACATCTTTTTGGGAAAGTTCTGCTTTTTCAAGCGCAATTTCAATCGCTTTTTCCTCTCCGATAACATCGGGATTTTGTTTGTTACACGCAACGGATAATAATAGTATACCGATTAAAAGAAATGTGCATATTACTCTTTTCTTCATTTAAATCATCCTTTCTTTTATAGTATATCTTTGTAAGAAAATTATATCACATTTTTTCAAGAAAATCAATATAAATATACTACGTTTAATTGGTGAATCCTGATATAAATGGATCAGAATTTCAAAATGAACCAAGAGAAGCATGGTAGATATCAAGTAAAAGCTCTACCTTACTTGACGTCCATAGAAAGAGATGATGTTTTGTTGGTGAAGGATTAAGAATTACCGATGCTGTTAAAACGCAGCAAAGTTTATTTTATTTATCTGCTTTTTTCTTTTTGTTTAAAATAATCAAACCAAGGGACAGAACGATTGGGAAGAACGTTGCAACCAATAGTCCGATTTTTAAATTACCGCCTGCCATTTCGGAAAACTTACCGACTGTGGCAGGGCTTACTGTTGCGCCCAAATCACCGGCTAATGCCAAAAAAGCGAACATAGCTGTTCCGCCTCTGGGGCATTTTTGCGAAGAAATACTGATTGTTCCCGGCCACATAATACCAACAGCCAACCCGCAAAGTGCACATCCCATAAGACCCAATATCGGAGAAGGGGAGAGTGATGC harbors:
- a CDS encoding rubredoxin, which codes for MKYVCTACGWIYDEEEQGTKWEELPEDFTCELCGLGKDVFEPVEE
- a CDS encoding PepSY domain-containing protein, whose amino-acid sequence is MKKRVICTFLLIGILLLSVACNKQNPDVIGEEKAIEIALEKAELSQKDVFMKRTELDRDNGIWKYEVEFIKDGIEYSADIKAEDGTILSWEIDTND